One part of the Drosophila teissieri strain GT53w chromosome 3R, Prin_Dtei_1.1, whole genome shotgun sequence genome encodes these proteins:
- the LOC122621298 gene encoding uncharacterized protein LOC122621298 isoform X2 encodes MGGMRQVSPLMGMVALFLLIAPQPAQFFGQSDESLETDKLEHSVEDAMENMQALFEFGSPITAKDSRQISKAFEKLANHIIKKTNTKPRSSSEDQLEKVFHIKPADNANIRFSYRLPKGKVHTTSTSTGKRKKQPEYFLNFIFNNYRNPKKPLDRNTLVKKLKTRRTGRRLLPNGMPNPYRYFPLKGEDM; translated from the exons ATGGGCGGAATGAGGCAGGTGAGTCCATTGATGGGGATGGTGGCCCTGTTCCTGCTGATTGCTCCACAACCAGCACAATTTTTTGGGCAATCAGATGAATCACTTGAGACTGATAAGCTTGAGCACAGTGTCGAAGATGCAATGGAAAATATGCAGGCGCTCTTCGAATTCGGCAGCCCAATCACTGCAAAGGATTCCAGGCAAATCTCCAAGGCCTTC GAAAAGCTCGCTAAtcatattataaaaaaaaccaataccAAACCCAGA TCCAGTTCGGAAGACCAACTTGAAAAGGTTTTCCACATCAAACCAGCCGACAACGCCAATATTCGATTTTCCTACAGACTACCGAAAGGGAAAGTCCACACGACTTCAACTTCAACCGGCAAGAGAAAAAAGCAGCCTGAGTATTtcttaaatttcatttttaacaaCTACCGAAATCCCAAGAAACCCCTGGATCGCAATACACTCGTCAAAAAACTGAAGACGCGACGCACTGGCAGGCGATTGCTGCCCAATGGAATGCCAAATCCTTATAGATACTTTCCGCTTAAGGGCGAAGATATGTAG
- the LOC122620082 gene encoding cecropin-A2, translating to MNFHKIFVFVALILAIAIGQSEAGWLKKIGKKIERVGQHTRDATIQGLGIAQQAANVAATARG from the exons ATGAACTTCCACAAGATCTTCGTTTTCGTCGCCCTCATTCTGGCCATCGCCATTGGACAATCGGAGGCTGGCTGGCTGAAGAAAATTGGCAAGAAAATC GAACGCGTTGGCCAACACACTCGGGATGCCACAATCCAGGGACTGGGAATCGCCCAACAGGCCGCCAATGTTGCAGCCACCGCTCGCGGTTGA
- the LOC122621298 gene encoding uncharacterized protein LOC122621298 isoform X1, giving the protein MKAILLIPLALLVPFAKLSVATKTEEDPSSSEDQLEKVFHIKPADNANIRFSYRLPKGKVHTTSTSTGKRKKQPEYFLNFIFNNYRNPKKPLDRNTLVKKLKTRRTGRRLLPNGMPNPYRYFPLKGEDM; this is encoded by the exons ATGAAAGCCATATTGTTAATACCTCTAGCTCTTTTAGTCCCCTTTGCAAAGTTGTCAGTCGCAACAAAAACGGAGGAGGATCCT TCCAGTTCGGAAGACCAACTTGAAAAGGTTTTCCACATCAAACCAGCCGACAACGCCAATATTCGATTTTCCTACAGACTACCGAAAGGGAAAGTCCACACGACTTCAACTTCAACCGGCAAGAGAAAAAAGCAGCCTGAGTATTtcttaaatttcatttttaacaaCTACCGAAATCCCAAGAAACCCCTGGATCGCAATACACTCGTCAAAAAACTGAAGACGCGACGCACTGGCAGGCGATTGCTGCCCAATGGAATGCCAAATCCTTATAGATACTTTCCGCTTAAGGGCGAAGATATGTAG
- the LOC122620644 gene encoding circumsporozoite protein, which translates to MENSQLSLVRYSNMKIIVVSLLLVISLVAQHQASAKSVANTLANQIGQDASIFGNELGQEVIQYGQEAANSGLKYGEAAENASSGWELGMDGNIFGHELGDEGDLLGQQVSNSAINFGHQVSQEAEEAASAELKALANQSANKTKKSVSKRDVSSANETPSVTCACTCSDDGAASKLGNKVAESAGKAAHDVANAAGNVASSVAGAAGTIAHDAAGAASSVASAAGHIFHDAGKVGGDIGNAAGSDIGKAAGNAAGNVASSVAGAAGTIAHDAAGAASSVASSAGHIFHDAGKVGGDIGNAAGNAAGDVAGSAANAASSVANAAGNVAGSAASAAGDVANAAGNVAGSAANAAGDVANAAGNVAGSAANAAGDVANAAGNVAGDVANAAGDVAGSAVNAAGDVANAAGNVAGDVASAAGNVAGSAANAAGNVAGDVANAAGNVAGDVANAAGNVAGDVANAAGNVAGDVANAAGDIAHDASNIFHSIF; encoded by the exons ATGGAAAACTCGCAATTATCTTTAGTTCGATATTCAAACATGAAAATAATAGTAGTCAGTCTTTTGTTGGTGATTTCCTTGGTGGCACAACACCAGGCCAGCGCAAAAAGCGTGGCCAATACCTTG GCCAACCAAATCGGTCAGGATGCCTCCATTTTCGGTAATGAATTGGGCCAAGAGGTCATTCAATATGGCCAAGAAGCCGCTAACAGCGGCTTGAAGTATGGAGAAGCAGCC GAAAATGCCTCATCTGGTTGGGAACTTGGAATGGATGGCAACATTTTCGGCCACGAATTGGGAGATGAGGGCGATTTGTTGGGTCAACAGGTATCCAATAGCGCCATTAACTTTGGACATCAAGTCTCCCAGGAAGCG GAAGAGGCAGCCAGTGCAGAACTCAAAGCCTTGGCGAACCAGTCGGCCAATAAAACTAag AAATCCGTCAGTAAGCGTGATGTCTCAAGTGCCAACGAGACTCCTTCGGTCACCTGTGCTTGCACCTGTTCCGATGATGGCGCCGCTTCCAAGCTGGGAAACAAGGTGGCAGAGTCGGCCGGAAAGGCAGCTCATGATGTGGCCAACGCTGCTGGAAATGTGGCCTCGAGTGTAGCTGGCGCCGCTGGCACCATTGCTCACGATGCCGCCGGTGCTGCATCTAGtgttgcaagtgctgctgGACACATCTTCCACGACGCTGGAAAGGTTGGCGGTGACATTGGAAATGCTGCTGGAA GCGACATTGGAAAAGCTGCTGGAAACGCTGCTGGAAATGTGGCCTCGAGTGTAGCTGGCGCTGCTGGCACCATTGCACACGATGCCGCCGGTGCTGCCTCTAGTGTTGCAAGTTCTGCTGGACACATTTTCCACGACGCTGGAAAGGTTGGAGGTGACATTGGAAATGCTGCTGGAAACGCTGCTGGAGATGTCGCTGGAAGTGCAGCAAATGCTGCGTCTAGTGTTGCAAATGCTGCTGGAAATGTCGCTGGCAGTGCAGCAAGTGCTGCTGGAGATGTGGCTAATGCTGCTGGAAATGTCGCTGGAAGTGCAGCAAATGCTGCTGGAGATGTTGCAAATGCTGCTGGAAACGTCGCTGGCAGTGCAGCAAATGCTGCTGGAGATGTCGCTAACGCTGCTGGAAATGTTGCTGGAGATGTGGCTAATGCTGCTGGAGATGTTGCTGGAAGTGCAGTAAATGCTGCTGGAGATGTTGCTAATGCAGCAGGCAATGTTGCTGGAGATGTTGCAAGTGCCGCTGGAAATGTCGCTGGCAGTGCAGCAAATGCTGCAGGCAATGTCGCTGGGGATGTTGCAAATGCTGCTGGAAATGTAGCTGGAGATGTTGCAAATGCTGCTGGAAATGTAGCTGGAGATGTTGCCAATGCTGCTGGAAATGTAGCTGGAGATGTTGCAAATGCCGCTGGAGATATTGCACATGATGCAAGcaacattttccattccatATTTTAG
- the LOC122620251 gene encoding cecropin-B gives MNFNKIFVVVALILAISLGSSEAGWLRKLGKKIERIGQHTRDATIQVLGIAQQAANVAATARG, from the exons ATGAACTTCAACAAGATCTTCGTCGTCGTGGCTCTCATTCTGGCCATCAGCCTGGGAAGTTCGGAGGCTGGTTGGCTCAGGAAGCTGGGAAAGAAAATC GAGCGCATTGGGCAACATACTCGGGATGCCACAATCCAGGTCCTCGGAATCGCCCAACAAGCCGCCAATGTGGCAGCCACCGCTCGAGGTTGA
- the LOC122618951 gene encoding uncharacterized protein LOC122618951 produces MKVFAAVVLCILIAHEATAQYSRCLNPNQTPGLCVLISECQTLYSVLKRATLTDQEKSFIKSSACGRGSNNQPYVCCTQDTGYVRTQRQNPNFPDYDGFGGDWEEERPQSFVFPRQERRPWSFANQPATSRTPVQKSSTGDGSNLLPQPPTCGGVAIRNRIYDGQDTDLNEFPWMVLLEYRRRTGNGLSTACAGSLINQRYVLTAAHCLTGRIEREVGTLASVRLGEHDTRTAVDCPPNGGTCSPEVQRLGIEEIRFHERYSEKASNQVHDIGLIRLERNVRYSDNIQPICLPSSVGPESRQSGQQFTVAGWGRTLKMNRSAVKQKVAVNYVEPAKCRQRFAQIKVNVEATQLCAGGQFRQDSCDGDSGGPLMRFRDDSWVLEGIVSFGYKCGLKDWPGVYTNVAAYDIWIRQNILLPMLGSVLRLWLLLGCFHRFLAAGEVLQECDIPNETKRGVCMEVSRCKAYLQVRNATNLPAEKVNFLKKVQCDAAVEQQVSEAQRSYDSLVCCPANGQDYLFPVLQFSKFEYRRFLDVTARFKRKKLKRRIQTVEPSSGFNLLHECGKQVTNRIYGGEIAELDEFPWLALLVYNSNEYGCSGALIDDRHILTAAHCVQGEGVRDRQGLKHVRLGEFNVKTEPDCIEEPNYLSCADAALDIAYDKIHVHPEYKEFSNYKYNDIAIIRLKHAVSFTHFVMPICLPSKSEPVTLAEGQMFSVSGWGRTDLFNKYFINIHSPIKLKLRIPYVSNENCTKILDGYGVRLGPKQICAGGESAKDTCAGDSGGPLMYFDRQHSRWMAYGVVSYGFTQCGMAGKPAVYTNVAEYTDWIDSVVQQRKLTQSMLP; encoded by the exons ATGAAAGTGTTCGCGGCGGTAGTTCTTTGCATTCTGATTGCCCACGAGGCCACAGCCCAGT ATTCGCGATGCCTGAATCCCAATCAAACGCCTGGACTTTGTGTGCTCATTAGCGAGTGTCAGACGCTCTACTCCGTGCTGAAGCGGGCCACGTTGACCGATCAGGAGAAGAGCTTCATCAAGTCCTCGGCCTGTGGCAGGGGCAGCAACAATCAGCCCTACGTCTGCTGCACCCAGGACACGGGCTATGTGCGGACGCAACGCCAGAATCCCAACTTTCCGGACTACGATGGCTTTGGCGGCGACTGGGAGGAGGAGCGGCCCCAGAGTTTCGTCTTTCCCAGGCAAGAAAGGCGGCCCTGGAGCTtcgccaaccagccagccaccaGCAGAACTCCGGTTCAGAAATCATCCACTGGCGATGGCTCCAACCTACTGCCTCAGCCGCCCACCTGCGGGGGCGTGGCTATCAGGAACCGGATCTACGATGGCCAGGACACCGATCTGAACGAGTTTCCCTGGATGGTGCTGCTGGAGTACCGCAGACGAACTGGAAACGGCCTGTCCACCGCCTGTGCAGGATCGCTCATCAATCAGCGATATGTCCTCACGGCGGCCCACTGTTTGACTGGCAGGATCGAGCGGGAAGTGGGAACACT TGCCTCTGTGCGACTGGGCGAGCATGACACTCGCACCGCGGTGGACTGTCCTCCAAATGGAGGCACTTGCTCGCCGGAGGTCCAGCGTCTGGGCATCGAGGAGATCCGGTTTCACGAAAGATACAGCGAAAAGGCCTCCAATCAGGTGCACGACATCGGTCTCATTCGCCTGGAGCGCAACGTCCGCTACTCGGACAACATCCAACCCATTTGCCTGCCCTCGTCGGTGGGCCCCGAGTCCAGGCAATCCGGCCAGCAGTTCACCGTCGCCGGTTGGGGTCGTACTCTGAAGATGAACCGCAGTGCGGTGAAGCAGAAGGTGGCGGTCAACTACGTGGAGCCCGCCAAGTGCAGGCAGAGATTCGCGCAGATCAAGGTGAACGTGGAGGCCACTCAGCTCTGTGCCGGCGGTCAGTTCCGGCAGGACAGCTGCGACGGCGACTCCGGCGGACCGCTGATGCGATTCCGCGACGACTCCTGGGTGCTGGAGGGCATCGTGTCCTTCGGCTACAAGTGCGGCCTGAAGGATTGGCCCGGCGTCTACACGAATGTGGCTGCCTATGACATCTGGATCAGGCAGAAT ATACTGTTACCTATGCTCGGCTCGGTTCTGCGACTATGGCTACTCCTCGGCTGTTTCCACCGCTTCCTGGCCGCCGGCGAAGTCCTGCAGGAGTGCGACATTCCCAATGAGACGAAGCGGGGCGTTTGCATGGAGGTCAGCAGGTGCAAGGCGTATCTGCAGGTGCGCAATGCCACCAACTTGCCGGCGGAGAAGGTCAACTTCCTGAAGAAGGTGCAGTGCGATGCTGCGGTGGAGCAGCAAGTCTCGGAGGCGCAGCGTTCCTACGACTCCCTCGTTTGCTGCCCGGCAAATGGCCAGGATTACCTCTTTCCCGTGCTGCAGTTCTCCAAGTTCGAGTACCGAAGATTTCTGGATGTGACCGCTCGTTTCAAGCGCAAGAAACTCAAGCGACGGATTCAAACGGTGGAGCCGAGTTCGGGATTCAATTTGCTGCATGAGTGCGGCAAGCAAGTGACTAATAGAATTTACGGCGGCGAAATCGCCGAACTTGATGAGTTTCCCTGGCTGGCACTGCTGGTTTACAACTCAA ATGAGTATGGCTGCAGTGGCGCTCTCATAGACGATCGTCATATCCTCACAGCTGCCCATTGTGTTCAAGGCGAGGGCGTTCGTGATCGCCAAGGATT AAAGCATGTGCGTTTGGGCGAATTCAACGTGAAAACGGAACCCGACTGCATCGAGGAGCCGAATTATTTGAGCTGCGCGGACGCCGCCTTGGATATCGCCTACGACAAGATCCATGTGCATCCGGAGTACAAGGAGTTCTCCAACTACAAGTACAACGACATCGCCATTATACGTCTCAAACATGCAGTATCTTTTACTCATTTCGTAATGCCCATCTGCTTGCCCAGCAAATCCGAGCCGGTCACTTTGGCCGAGGGCCAGATGTTCTCCGTTTCCGGCTGGGGACGCACGGATTTAT TCAACAAGTACTTCATCAACATCCACAGTCCCATCAAGCTGAAGCTGCGCATCCCGTACGTCTCCAACGAGAACTGCACCAAGATCCTGGACGGCTACGGAGTGCGCCTGGGTCCCAAGCAGATCTGCGCCGGCGGCGAGTCCGCCAAGGACACGTGTGCCGGCGACTCCGGCGGACCGCTGATGTACTTCGATCGCCAGCACTCGCGGTGGATGGCCTACGGCGTGGTCAGCTACGGATTCACGCAGTGCGGCATGGCCGGAAAGCCGGCGGTTTACACTAACGTGGCCGAGTACACGGACTGGATCGACAGCGTTGTGCAGCAGCGGAAATTGACGCAGTCAATGTTGCCTTGA
- the LOC122621768 gene encoding uncharacterized protein LOC122621768, whose product MKSYLLLGVLIYYLCTLLLIEGRDVEIKEENTTTKVHLSDILLCTNTSLQNKTRLNRSSLGGRIGTDHLGRTRMNQRSRVTTSRRRKHRTTHKPKYSTHKINIA is encoded by the exons ATGAAAAGCTATCTGCTGCTGGGcgtattaatatattatttatgcacttTGCTGCTGATTGAGGGACGGGATGTGGAGATCAAGGAG GAAAACACAACCACCAAGGTTCACCTTAGTGACATTTTGCTCTGCACAAACACTTCACTGCAG AACAAAACGCGTTTGAATAGATCGAGTTTGGGTGGACGCATAGGAACTGATCACTTGGGCAGAACTCGGATGAACCAGCGAAGTAGAGTAACAACTAGTCGTCGCAGAAAACACCGAACTACACACAAGCCTAAATATTCtacacataaaataaatatagctTAA
- the LOC122620631 gene encoding cecropin-1/3-like, whose product MNFYKIFVFIALMLAISCGPSEAGRQKKIIKKLERIGQMTRDATIEGVLLAQGVANVAATGSG is encoded by the exons ATGAACTTCTACAAAATCTTTGTCTTCATCGCCCTCATGCTGGCCATCAGCTGTGGGCCATCTGAAGCCGGTCGgcagaagaaaatcatcaAGAAACTT GAGCGCATTGGCCAGATGACCCGAGATGCCACCATTGAAGGAGTTTTGCTTGCGCAGGGAGTCGCCAATGTGGCAGCCACCGGCAGCGGATGA